The Georgenia faecalis genome includes a window with the following:
- a CDS encoding MerR family transcriptional regulator, with translation MTATKELTVLTVGQVAERFDVTVRTLHHYDEIGVLSPTERSAAGYRLYTDTDLTRLQHVVVYRRLGFPLEAIAELLDGGAQRDAVVEHLRRQKAAVMSRLDEMQDLVTAIDRALEQQMNGINLTPEEQKELFGDGFKDEYAVEAQDRWGDTEAWQQSQGRTAQYTKADWEEIAAETGAINAAYVAALEAGLPASSDAAMDAAERARVQIHERFYDITPEFHRCLGDMYIADERFTKTYEDIHPGLAQYVRDAIHANADRQAGGAAS, from the coding sequence ATGACCGCAACGAAGGAGCTGACAGTGCTCACGGTGGGCCAGGTCGCCGAGCGTTTCGACGTCACGGTGCGTACGTTGCACCACTACGACGAGATCGGCGTGCTCAGCCCGACCGAGCGCAGCGCCGCGGGGTACCGCCTCTACACGGACACGGACCTCACCCGTCTCCAGCACGTCGTGGTGTACCGGCGCCTCGGGTTCCCGCTCGAGGCCATCGCGGAGCTGCTCGACGGTGGCGCCCAGCGCGACGCCGTCGTCGAGCACCTACGGCGCCAGAAGGCGGCGGTCATGTCCCGGTTGGACGAGATGCAGGACCTCGTCACGGCCATCGATCGAGCACTGGAGCAGCAGATGAACGGCATCAACCTCACGCCCGAGGAGCAGAAGGAGCTCTTCGGCGACGGTTTCAAGGACGAGTACGCCGTCGAGGCACAGGACCGCTGGGGCGACACGGAGGCGTGGCAGCAGTCCCAGGGGCGCACCGCGCAGTACACCAAGGCGGACTGGGAGGAGATCGCCGCGGAGACCGGGGCGATCAACGCGGCGTACGTCGCGGCCCTGGAGGCGGGGCTGCCGGCGTCCAGCGACGCCGCCATGGACGCCGCCGAGCGCGCGCGCGTGCAGATCCACGAGCGGTTCTACGACATCACGCCGGAGTTCCACCGCTGCCTCGGGGACATGTACATCGCCGACGAGCGGTTCACGAAGACGTACGAGGACATCCACCCGGGCCTCGCCCAGTACGTCCGCGACGCCATCCACGCCAACGCCGACCGGCAGGCGGGCGGCGCGGCGAGCTGA
- a CDS encoding threonine/serine ThrE exporter family protein, with amino-acid sequence MGQVHDDLGSPLLVRQSAAVLRLGALLLSAGAGSYRVKDSMRRVAEAVGLREHRAQVTLTEITTTARDEEHFRTEVIEQRAIGVNADRLDRIAEYVDGLRPGTAVADVEAEVDRIGQRPLLYGPAVNALAVALACAAFAFLNGGGVVVCAAVLAAAGLGQLVRRRMQHARLNQFAVTALAAALASAVYVGVVLGLERLGYADPAHEAGFISAVLFLVPGFPLVTAVLDLVRMDFSAGIARAAYATLILLSAGMSVWAVSLFGALELELETGSAAGGALGVALRMLASAVAAAGFAILFNSPLRVAAIAAVIGALANPGRLLLLDAGMAPQAAAGLAALAIGLLAAVASTRAHFSRVTLSVPAVVIMVPGVSVYRSLVHLNEGEIAEALNSGVEATFVIMALGVGLAMARILTDRNWAFDR; translated from the coding sequence ATGGGTCAGGTGCATGACGACCTCGGTTCCCCGCTCCTCGTGCGCCAGTCGGCGGCTGTGCTCCGACTGGGCGCCCTGCTCCTGTCGGCGGGGGCGGGGTCCTACCGGGTCAAGGACTCCATGCGCCGGGTCGCCGAGGCGGTCGGCCTGCGGGAGCACCGCGCGCAGGTGACGCTCACCGAGATCACCACGACGGCCCGGGACGAGGAGCACTTCCGCACCGAGGTCATCGAGCAGCGGGCGATCGGGGTCAACGCCGACCGGCTCGACCGGATCGCCGAGTACGTCGACGGCCTGCGTCCCGGCACTGCCGTGGCCGACGTCGAGGCGGAGGTCGACCGGATCGGCCAGCGCCCGCTGCTCTACGGGCCGGCGGTCAACGCGCTGGCCGTCGCGCTGGCGTGCGCCGCGTTCGCGTTCCTCAACGGCGGTGGCGTGGTTGTCTGCGCGGCGGTGCTCGCCGCCGCGGGCCTCGGGCAGCTGGTCCGGCGGCGGATGCAGCACGCCCGGCTCAACCAGTTCGCCGTGACCGCCCTCGCGGCGGCCCTGGCGAGCGCCGTCTACGTCGGCGTGGTGCTCGGTCTGGAGCGCCTCGGGTACGCCGACCCGGCCCACGAGGCGGGCTTCATCTCGGCGGTCCTCTTCCTCGTCCCGGGGTTCCCGCTGGTGACGGCGGTGCTCGACCTCGTCCGGATGGACTTCTCCGCCGGGATCGCCCGCGCCGCCTACGCCACCCTCATCCTGCTGTCGGCGGGGATGAGTGTGTGGGCCGTGTCCTTGTTCGGCGCGCTGGAGCTGGAGCTGGAGACCGGGAGTGCCGCCGGCGGGGCGCTGGGCGTGGCGCTGCGGATGCTGGCGAGCGCCGTCGCCGCCGCGGGGTTCGCCATCCTCTTCAACTCACCGCTGCGCGTGGCCGCCATCGCCGCCGTCATCGGGGCCCTGGCCAACCCCGGGCGCCTGCTTCTCCTCGACGCCGGCATGGCACCCCAGGCCGCCGCGGGCCTCGCCGCGCTGGCGATCGGCCTGCTGGCCGCGGTCGCCTCGACGCGGGCCCACTTCTCGCGGGTGACGCTCTCCGTGCCGGCCGTCGTCATCATGGTCCCCGGAGTGTCCGTGTACCGCTCGCTCGTCCACCTCAACGAGGGGGAGATCGCCGAGGCGCTCAACAGCGGGGTCGAGGCGACGTTCGTCATCATGGCGCTCGGCGTCGGCCTGGCGATGGCGCGGATCCTCACCGACCGGAACTGGGCGTTCGACCGGTGA
- a CDS encoding NAD(P)H-quinone oxidoreductase, whose translation MRAIDVVDGSLTLTDLPDPVPGPGEVLVRVAAAGVNRADLLQRAGHYPPPPGASPVIGLECSGTVVALGDDVEGWQVGDEVAALLAGGGYAELVAVPAGQLLPVPAGIDLVDAAALPEAVCTVWSNLVHVAHLRPGQSLLVHGGSGGVGSMAIQLAAAAGVRVLTTAGGPERCARCEELGAEAAIDHRAEDVVERVRALTEGRGVDVILDVLGGGALGRNVAMLATGGRLVIIGTQQGRRGELDVGALLARRASVHATTLRARSLTEKAAIVADVCERAWPLIADGTVGPVVHARLPLDQAAQAHELMDSGAVFGKVLLLP comes from the coding sequence GTGCGCGCGATCGACGTCGTCGACGGATCCCTGACCCTCACCGACCTGCCCGACCCGGTTCCCGGGCCGGGTGAGGTCCTCGTCCGCGTGGCCGCCGCCGGGGTGAACCGCGCCGACCTGCTCCAGCGCGCCGGCCACTACCCGCCGCCGCCCGGTGCCTCGCCGGTCATCGGCCTCGAGTGCTCGGGGACGGTCGTCGCCCTCGGTGACGACGTCGAGGGCTGGCAGGTGGGTGACGAGGTCGCCGCCCTGCTCGCCGGCGGCGGGTACGCCGAGCTGGTCGCCGTACCGGCCGGCCAGCTCCTCCCGGTGCCGGCCGGGATCGACCTGGTCGACGCCGCGGCGCTGCCCGAGGCCGTGTGCACGGTGTGGTCGAACCTCGTCCACGTCGCCCACCTGCGTCCCGGCCAGTCGCTCCTCGTCCACGGCGGGTCCGGCGGCGTCGGGTCCATGGCGATCCAGCTCGCCGCCGCCGCGGGCGTGCGGGTCCTCACCACGGCGGGTGGGCCCGAGCGCTGCGCCCGCTGCGAGGAGCTGGGCGCGGAGGCGGCCATCGACCACCGCGCCGAGGACGTCGTCGAGCGGGTCCGCGCGCTCACCGAGGGCCGCGGCGTCGACGTCATCCTCGACGTCCTCGGCGGCGGGGCCCTGGGGAGGAACGTCGCGATGCTCGCCACCGGCGGCCGGCTCGTCATCATCGGCACCCAGCAGGGCCGGCGCGGCGAGCTCGACGTCGGTGCCCTCCTCGCCCGACGGGCGAGCGTCCACGCCACCACGCTGCGCGCCCGCTCCCTCACGGAGAAGGCCGCCATCGTCGCCGACGTGTGCGAACGCGCGTGGCCGCTCATCGCCGACGGGACCGTGGGCCCCGTCGTCCACGCCCGCCTCCCCCTGGACCAGGCCGCCCAGGCGCACGAGCTCATGGACTCCGGCGCCGTCTTCGGCAAGGTCCTGCTGCTCCCCTGA
- a CDS encoding MBL fold metallo-hydrolase, with protein MNARIEKTVTSGTFSLDGGTWDVDNNVWVVGDDEECVVIDAPHDAAAIAALVGGRRVVGILLTHAHDDHIDALGALQELVDAPAYLHPEDLVLWERVYPGTRPVREVADGDVITVAGIEIHALHTPGHSPGAVCYYAPALGALFSGDTLFSGGPGATGRSYSDFPTIVESIRTTLLTLPPTTAVHTGHGDSTTIGNEAPHVQEWIDRGH; from the coding sequence ATGAACGCGCGGATCGAGAAGACGGTGACGTCCGGGACGTTCTCGCTCGACGGCGGGACGTGGGACGTCGACAACAACGTGTGGGTGGTCGGTGACGACGAGGAGTGCGTCGTCATCGACGCGCCGCACGACGCCGCGGCGATCGCCGCGCTCGTCGGGGGGCGGCGGGTCGTCGGGATCCTCCTCACCCACGCCCACGACGACCACATCGACGCCCTCGGCGCGCTCCAGGAGCTCGTCGACGCTCCCGCGTACCTCCACCCGGAGGACCTGGTCCTCTGGGAGAGGGTCTACCCCGGCACCCGGCCCGTGCGGGAGGTGGCCGACGGCGATGTCATCACCGTCGCCGGGATCGAGATCCACGCGCTCCACACCCCCGGGCATAGCCCCGGAGCGGTCTGCTACTACGCGCCCGCCCTCGGCGCGCTCTTCTCGGGCGACACGCTCTTCAGCGGTGGCCCGGGCGCGACCGGACGGTCCTACAGCGACTTCCCCACCATCGTGGAGTCGATCCGCACGACGCTCCTCACGCTCCCCCCGACGACGGCGGTCCACACGGGCCACGGGGACAGCACGACGATCGGCAACGAGGCCCCGCACGTGCAGGAGTGGATCGACCGAGGGCACTAG
- a CDS encoding S-(hydroxymethyl)mycothiol dehydrogenase — protein MPQHVHGVISRAKDAPVELTTIVVPDPGPGEAVVKIQACGVCQTDHHYVAGGVGDDFPYLLGHEAAGVVEAVGPGVTEVAPGDYVVLNWRAVCGQCRACAKGKPWYCFNTHNATQKMTLLDGTELSPALGIGAFAEKTLVAAGQCTKVDPAVPPQVAGLVGCGVMAGIGAAINTGEVTRGESVAVIGCGGVGDAAIAGAALAGATTVIAVDVEDRKLEWAKKFGATHTINSRETDPVARIRELTGGFGADLVIDAAGLAQTYRQAFEARDLAGRVVLVGVPAPGTEITLPLDEVFGRGGSLKSAWYGDCLPSRDFPMLVDLYLQGRLNLDDFVSETVGLGDVEEAFAKMLRGDVLRSVVVLADA, from the coding sequence ATGCCCCAGCACGTGCACGGTGTCATCTCGCGAGCCAAGGACGCGCCCGTCGAGCTCACGACCATCGTCGTCCCGGACCCCGGTCCCGGCGAGGCGGTCGTCAAGATCCAGGCCTGCGGGGTCTGCCAGACCGACCACCACTACGTCGCGGGCGGCGTGGGTGACGACTTCCCCTACCTCCTCGGGCACGAGGCCGCGGGCGTCGTCGAGGCCGTCGGCCCCGGCGTCACCGAGGTTGCGCCCGGCGACTACGTCGTCCTCAACTGGCGAGCCGTGTGCGGGCAGTGCCGCGCCTGCGCCAAGGGCAAGCCCTGGTACTGCTTCAACACGCACAACGCGACGCAGAAGATGACCCTCCTCGACGGCACGGAGCTGAGCCCGGCGCTGGGGATCGGCGCCTTCGCGGAGAAGACGCTCGTCGCCGCGGGGCAGTGCACCAAGGTGGACCCGGCCGTGCCGCCGCAGGTCGCCGGCCTCGTCGGCTGCGGCGTCATGGCGGGCATCGGCGCGGCGATCAACACCGGTGAGGTCACCCGCGGCGAGTCCGTCGCCGTCATCGGCTGCGGCGGAGTGGGCGACGCGGCCATCGCGGGCGCCGCCCTCGCCGGCGCGACGACGGTCATCGCCGTCGACGTCGAGGACCGCAAGCTCGAGTGGGCGAAGAAGTTCGGCGCCACGCACACCATCAACTCCCGCGAGACGGACCCGGTGGCGCGCATCCGCGAGCTCACCGGCGGCTTCGGGGCGGACCTCGTCATCGACGCCGCGGGCCTCGCCCAGACCTACCGGCAGGCGTTCGAGGCGCGCGACCTCGCCGGCCGGGTCGTCCTCGTCGGCGTGCCGGCCCCCGGCACCGAGATCACCCTGCCCCTCGACGAGGTCTTCGGGCGCGGCGGGTCGCTGAAGTCCGCCTGGTACGGCGACTGCCTGCCGAGCCGTGACTTCCCCATGCTCGTCGACCTGTACCTCCAGGGCCGGCTCAACCTCGACGACTTCGTCAGCGAGACGGTCGGGCTCGGCGACGTCGAGGAGGCCTTCGCCAAGATGCTGCGGGGCGACGTCCTGCGGTCCGTCGTCGTCCTCGCGGACGCCTGA
- a CDS encoding hemolysin family protein → MTVLTLLLGILVVVAITAVTGYFVAQEFAYMAVDRSRLNARAAAGDVVAERTLRVTKRTSFMLSGAQLGITVTGLLVGYVAEPLIGESLGELLGVAGVPVGVGIAVGTVLALVLSTVVQMVFGELFPKNLAIARPEPVARWLSRSTLLYLKLFGWLVWVFDQASNTLLRALRIEPVHDVEHSATARDLEHIVADSRESGDLPAELSMLLDRILDFPKRDVEHAMIPRARVDVVRADDTLGEVRALMCEGHSRYPVLGADDDDILGVVHLVEVLGSTAPLDTPVSTLVRDALILPTLMSLPDALRELDQSKNQLACVVDEYGGFAGVLTTEDIAEELVGEITDEHDDALPILEPDDDGIWNMAGDVHIDEAERAIGYTLPRGDYETIAGLVIAVHGELPEVGERLMVELPPDPGELLDRPVRRLLEAVIVEIDHHVPSMVRVSLVETDDVDGGEER, encoded by the coding sequence ATGACCGTGCTCACCCTGCTCCTCGGCATCCTCGTCGTCGTCGCCATCACGGCGGTCACCGGCTACTTCGTCGCGCAGGAGTTCGCCTACATGGCGGTCGACCGGTCGCGTCTCAACGCACGCGCCGCCGCCGGCGACGTCGTGGCCGAGCGGACGCTGCGCGTCACCAAGCGCACGTCCTTCATGCTCTCCGGAGCCCAGCTCGGCATCACCGTCACCGGCCTGCTCGTCGGCTACGTGGCCGAGCCGCTCATCGGCGAGTCGCTCGGCGAGCTCCTCGGCGTCGCCGGCGTGCCGGTCGGCGTCGGGATCGCCGTCGGCACGGTCCTCGCCCTCGTGCTGTCCACCGTCGTCCAGATGGTGTTCGGCGAGCTGTTCCCCAAGAACCTCGCCATCGCCCGCCCCGAGCCCGTCGCGCGCTGGCTCTCCCGCTCGACGCTGCTCTACCTCAAGCTCTTCGGCTGGCTGGTCTGGGTCTTCGACCAGGCCTCCAACACCCTGCTGCGCGCCCTGCGCATCGAGCCGGTCCACGACGTCGAGCACTCGGCGACGGCCCGCGACCTCGAGCACATCGTCGCGGACTCCCGGGAGAGCGGAGACCTGCCCGCGGAGCTGTCCATGCTGCTGGACCGCATCCTCGACTTCCCCAAGCGCGACGTCGAGCACGCGATGATCCCCCGGGCGCGCGTCGACGTCGTCCGGGCGGACGACACCCTCGGGGAGGTCCGCGCGCTCATGTGCGAGGGGCACTCGCGCTACCCCGTGCTCGGTGCGGACGACGACGACATCCTCGGCGTCGTCCACCTGGTCGAGGTGCTGGGCTCGACCGCGCCGCTCGACACCCCCGTGAGCACGCTCGTCCGCGACGCGCTCATCCTCCCGACCCTCATGAGCCTCCCCGACGCCCTGCGCGAGCTCGACCAGAGCAAGAACCAGCTCGCGTGCGTCGTCGACGAGTACGGCGGCTTCGCCGGCGTGCTCACCACGGAGGACATCGCCGAGGAGCTCGTCGGGGAGATCACCGACGAGCACGACGACGCCCTGCCGATCCTCGAGCCGGACGACGACGGGATCTGGAACATGGCGGGTGACGTCCACATCGACGAGGCCGAGCGGGCGATCGGCTACACCCTCCCCCGCGGCGACTACGAGACGATCGCGGGACTGGTCATCGCCGTCCACGGGGAGCTTCCCGAGGTCGGCGAGCGACTCATGGTGGAGCTGCCGCCCGACCCGGGCGAGCTCCTCGACCGACCGGTCCGGCGCCTGCTGGAGGCCGTCATCGTGGAGATCGACCATCACGTGCCGTCCATGGTGCGCGTCAGCCTCGTCGAGACCGACGACGTCGACGGGGGTGAGGAGCGATGA
- a CDS encoding hemolysin family protein: MSNLTVVLVTIALITLSAFFVAIEFALISAKRHRLEDAATRSRAARAALRSSSELTLLLAGSQLGITVCTLALGAITKPAVHHWLTPLFASWGMPELTADVVGFVLALIIVTFLHLVVGEMAPKSWAIAHPEKSATLLALPMRGFMWAFRPVLRGLNATANWCLRRVGVEPSDEVAAGQTSDDLRHLVEHSANVGALDASYSRQLSVALDLERLTVADLVRPGARLTAVPLSATVAEVQETARRSGHLRILLGDTRGIQGVVHVRDTLTRPATAGVADLARPVFTLAPTTTAYTALAHMRESRNHLAVVRDGDRVVGVITMSDVLRRLFPVVEAVER, translated from the coding sequence ATGAGCAACCTCACCGTCGTCCTCGTCACCATCGCCCTCATCACGCTCAGCGCGTTCTTCGTCGCCATCGAGTTCGCCCTCATCTCCGCCAAGCGCCACCGCCTGGAGGACGCGGCGACGAGGAGCCGGGCGGCGCGGGCGGCGCTGCGCAGCTCCTCCGAGCTCACGCTGCTCCTCGCCGGCTCCCAGCTCGGCATCACGGTGTGCACGCTCGCGCTCGGTGCCATCACCAAGCCGGCCGTGCACCACTGGCTCACCCCGCTGTTCGCCTCCTGGGGCATGCCCGAGCTGACGGCGGACGTCGTCGGCTTCGTGCTGGCGCTCATCATCGTGACGTTCCTGCACCTCGTCGTCGGTGAGATGGCCCCGAAGTCGTGGGCGATCGCCCACCCGGAGAAGTCCGCCACGCTCCTCGCCCTGCCGATGCGGGGCTTCATGTGGGCGTTCCGCCCGGTCCTGCGCGGCCTCAACGCCACGGCGAACTGGTGCCTGCGCCGCGTGGGGGTCGAGCCGAGCGACGAGGTCGCCGCGGGCCAGACCTCCGACGACCTTCGTCACCTCGTCGAGCACTCGGCGAACGTCGGCGCGCTGGACGCGAGCTACTCCCGGCAGCTGTCCGTGGCCCTCGACCTCGAGCGGCTCACGGTGGCGGACCTGGTCCGGCCGGGGGCGCGCCTCACGGCCGTGCCGCTGAGCGCGACGGTGGCCGAGGTCCAGGAGACGGCGCGGCGCAGCGGCCACCTGCGGATCCTCCTCGGGGACACCCGGGGCATCCAGGGGGTCGTCCACGTCCGGGACACCCTCACCCGTCCCGCGACGGCGGGGGTCGCCGACCTCGCGCGCCCGGTGTTCACGCTCGCGCCGACGACGACGGCGTACACGGCGCTGGCGCACATGCGGGAGAGCCGCAACCACCTCGCCGTCGTCCGCGACGGCGACCGGGTGGTCGGGGTGATCACGATGTCCGACGTCCTGCGCCGGCTGTTCCCCGTGGTGGAGGCGGTCGAGCGCTGA